The Natrinema caseinilyticum genomic sequence ACGTGCTGAACGCCGTTCTTTTGAGTATCGGGCTAGGGTACCTGCTCGAACCGGCGGGGGATCTGGAGACGTTCGAGACGATCGTGATGATCGGCGTTCCGATCACGCTCGGAGCGCTCTTTCCGGACGTCGATACAGCGTTCGGCAAGCATCGAAAGACGCTGCACAACCTGCCGATCCTCGTCGGGTTCGTCCTGTTTCCGTACGTATTCGAGAACCTCATGTACGTCTGGATCGGTGTGTTGACCCATTACGTCCTCGACGTCGCGGGGAGCAAGCGCGGCATCGCGC encodes the following:
- a CDS encoding metal-dependent hydrolase, coding for MNKKGHVLNAVLLSIGLGYLLEPAGDLETFETIVMIGVPITLGALFPDVDTAFGKHRKTLHNLPILVGFVLFPYVFENLMYVWIGVLTHYVLDVAGSKRGIALFYPVWSEEFGLPTGVTVSSKRADLMMVVVTAGELVLAGAVVFRLPQWGLSIGRQLVGV